The following is a genomic window from Jannaschia sp. S6380.
CGAACGGGCCCAGCAGCGCGTCCAGCGCCGCGCCGGTTTCCTGCTGCGCGCGGCACAGGCGTTCGTCGAATGTCACGGGTCGGCGGGCCGCGTTCCGACCGGGCGGCCATCGGCGTCGAGGGTAATCTGCTCGACCTTCTCCTCGGCTTCCTTCAGCTTGGTCTCGCAGCGCGCCTTGAGCGCGGCGCCACGCTCGTAGAGGCGGATAGACTCCTCCAGCGGGACGTCGCCACGGTCGAGCTGGTTCACCACCTTCTCCAGCTCGGCGATCGCCTGCTCGAAACTCATCGTCTCGATCTCGTCAGCCATTTTCCCGCCTCCGCAGAACGTCCACATGGGCCCCGGCCGCATCGGCCAGCGCGTCGAGGTCATAGCCCCCCTCGAGGCACGACACCAGCCGTCCGCCCGCATGCGCGTGGGCCAGATCGCAGAGCCGTTCGGTCACCCAGACGAAATCCTCCGTCGTCCAGGTCAACTGCGCCAGCGGATCGTCGGCATGGGCGTCGAACCCCGCCGAGACGAGGACGAGATCGGGCGCGAAGGCGTTGAGCCTTGGCAGGATGTCATCCTGCATCCGGGCCCGGAAGACGCGGCCGTCGGAGTTCGGGGGCAGGGGGACGTTCATGACGTTGTCATGCGCGCCTGTTTCACCCGCGGCGCCGGTGCCGGGCCAGAGCGGCGACTGGTGGGTGGAGACGAACAGGCTGCGCGGCTCGTCCCAGAGAAGGTCCTGCGTGCCGTTGCCGTGATGGACGTCGAAGTCGACGACCGCGACGCGGCCCAGTCCGTGATGGTCGAGCGCGTGTTTCGCCGCGATTGCGACCGTTCCGAACAGGCAGAACCCCATCGGCGTCTCGGTCTCGGCATGGTGCCCGGGGGGGCGCATGGCGACGAAGGCGTTCCGCGCGTCGCCTTCGACGACGGCATCCACGGCCCGCAAGGCCGCGCCGGCGGCCAGGCGCGCGGCGCGCAGGCTGCCGGGGGAAAGGCTCGTATCGGCGTCGAGCTGGGCCCAGCCCTCGGCCGGCTGGGCCGCGGCCAACGCGTCCAGGTAGCGTTGCGGATGGCACCGCAGAAGGGCGGCGTCGGGCGCCTCCTGGGGCGACTCGCGGGTCAGGTCCATGCCGTCCAGCGCGGCGCGCACGGCCTCCAGGCGGGCGACCTGTTCGGGGTGCCCGGGCGGATTCTCGTGCCGGTCGGCATCGGGATGGGTCAGCAAGAGCGTCATCGGGATCCGTCAATCGGGGGCGAGCATGTAGCCCTCGCCCCGCACGGTCTGCAGATAGCGGGGCTGTTTCGGGTCCTGCTCCAGCTTGCGGCGCAGGCGGGTGATCTGGACGTCGACCGCGCGTTCGCCCGAGACCTCGCCGTCGCGGCCCAGTCGTTCGACCAGCGTGCCGCGCGTGACCGGCTCATGCGGCGTGGCGGCCAGGACGCGCATCAAAGTCGTCTCGGTCACGGTCAGGCGGACGGGGTCTTCGCCCTTGAGGAGTTCGCCCCGGTCGAGGTCGTAGCGCACATGGCCCAGATGCAGGATCTTGGGCATCGCCCCGCCCCCCTGCGGCGCCCGTCGCAGGATGGCTTTGAGGCGCAGCAGCAGTTCCTTGGGTTCGAACGGCTTGGGCAGATAGTCGTCGGCCCCCGCTTCCAGCCCGGTGATCCGGTCGGAAGTGTCGCCCTTCGCCGTCAGCAGCAGGATCGGCGTGTCGCGCGTCTCGCGGATTTCGGCGCAGAGGATGAAGCCATTGTCGCCGGGCATCATCACGTCGAGGATCATCATGTCGAAGTCGAGCCCCGCCAGAAGGCGCCGAGCATGGTCGGCATCGCGTGCCGCAGTGGTC
Proteins encoded in this region:
- a CDS encoding response regulator, translating into MSDEGPPSHQAHVLLVDDDERIRGLLQKFLTRNGYLTTAARDADHARRLLAGLDFDMMILDVMMPGDNGFILCAEIRETRDTPILLLTAKGDTSDRITGLEAGADDYLPKPFEPKELLLRLKAILRRAPQGGGAMPKILHLGHVRYDLDRGELLKGEDPVRLTVTETTLMRVLAATPHEPVTRGTLVERLGRDGEVSGERAVDVQITRLRRKLEQDPKQPRYLQTVRGEGYMLAPD
- a CDS encoding histone deacetylase family protein, producing MTLLLTHPDADRHENPPGHPEQVARLEAVRAALDGMDLTRESPQEAPDAALLRCHPQRYLDALAAAQPAEGWAQLDADTSLSPGSLRAARLAAGAALRAVDAVVEGDARNAFVAMRPPGHHAETETPMGFCLFGTVAIAAKHALDHHGLGRVAVVDFDVHHGNGTQDLLWDEPRSLFVSTHQSPLWPGTGAAGETGAHDNVMNVPLPPNSDGRVFRARMQDDILPRLNAFAPDLVLVSAGFDAHADDPLAQLTWTTEDFVWVTERLCDLAHAHAGGRLVSCLEGGYDLDALADAAGAHVDVLRRRENG
- a CDS encoding exodeoxyribonuclease VII small subunit, with the protein product MADEIETMSFEQAIAELEKVVNQLDRGDVPLEESIRLYERGAALKARCETKLKEAEEKVEQITLDADGRPVGTRPADP